The proteins below are encoded in one region of Scleropages formosus chromosome 19, fSclFor1.1, whole genome shotgun sequence:
- the LOC108939061 gene encoding rho-related GTP-binding protein Rho6 has translation MKERRNTQPLVVRCKLVLVGDVQCGKTAMLQVLAKDCYPETYVPTVFENYTACLELEEQRVELSLWDTSGSPYYDNVRPLCYSDSDAVLLCFDISRPDTIDSALKKWKTEILDFCPNTRILLIGCKTDLRTDVCTLMELSNQKQTPISHEQGSALAKQLGAEAYLECSAFTSEKSIHSVFRTAALACLNKLQPAGKSSPARRLSKRLLHLPSRSELLTSTFKKEKAKSCSVM, from the exons ATGAAGGAGAGGAGAAACACGCAGCCGCTGGTGGTGCGATGCAAGCTGGTGCTCGTGGGAGACGTGCAGTGCGGGAAGACCGCGATGCTGCAGGTGCTGGCCAAGGACTGCTACCCCGAG acgtACGTGCCCACGGTGTTCGAGAACTACACCGCGTgcctggagctggaggagcagcgcgTGGAGCTCAGTCTGTGGGACACGTCAG GTTCCCCGTATTACGATAACGTGCGGCCCCTCTGCTACAGCGACTCAGACGCGGTTCTCCTGTGTTTCGACATCAGCCGTCCAGACACCATCGACAGCGCTCTAAAGAAG TGGAAGACAGAGATCCTGGACTTCTGTCCCAACACTCGCATTCTCCTCATCGGCTGTAAGACAGACCTGCGCACGGATGTCTGCACGCTGATGGAGCTGTCTAACCAGAAGCAGACACCCATCTCCCATGAGCAG GGCTCAGCCTTGGCCAAGCAGCTGGGTGCCGAGGCCTACCTGGAGTGCTCCGCCTTCACCTCGGAGAAGAGCATCCACAGCGTGTTCCGCACGGCTGCCCTGGCCTGCCTCAACAAGCTGCAGCCCGCCGGCAAGTCCAGCCCGGCACGCCGCCTCTCCAAGAGACTGCTGCACTTGCCCAGCCGCTCCGAGCTGCTCACATCCACCTTCAAGAAGGAGAAGGCTAAGAGCTGCTCGGTGATGTGA